In one Colletotrichum destructivum chromosome 2, complete sequence genomic region, the following are encoded:
- a CDS encoding Putative carboxylesterase, type B, carboxylesterase type B, active, alpha/Beta hydrolase, with product MMWQGSHLAFLLAAANIFAPGVHAVNPLVDLGYAQFQGAVTDAKLGVTTWKGIQYAAPPVGDLRFAAPADPVQTGLINATVHGHICPPQQPNDWTVSGTYSRFTVDEDCLYLSVTAPSKAKADSRLPVVFFLQGGGFGSNSNANWDASEIASDGNVIVVQINYRVGMYGFLQSEEVRAGGSLNAGIKDMIKALEWVQTNIAKFGGNPEQVVLDGVSAGGSAVGLLMAADTGGKQLFAGGIAESGGWVTMRSMEQGQGQYDCLVKEKGCSDSADSLACLRALNQSAVRSSSCWFNPGIDGELFTDSMVNLFKQGKYTKVPTIWGSCAQEGTMYSAPQSTNSTEEANKWLLGQDPSLSNASLAILDDLYINVPQPVFPDSGVKWRQAANAIGDVGNHCIIRNIQDYFARDEVPTYNYKYAVQDPKSEAEGFGAYHTVNTYAFWGPNRTDGSAPASYFDINKPIVSQFRKYWVSFIRNLDPNTDREKGAAEWRPFTGPEGRERLFVQTNNTHMERMSTAQALRCDVVRPFSENLGKPVDEGAVTELDATLAAGINSTTEDTKFKKRHVRQFSKYY from the coding sequence ATGATGTGGCAGGGATCACACCTCGCGTTCttgctcgccgccgcgaacATCTTCGCCCCAGGCGTCCACGCCGTGAATCCCCTCGTGGACCTAGGGTACGCCCAGTTCCAGGGAGCCGTCACCGATGCCAAGTTGGGCGTGACAACCTGGAAGGGCATTCAGTATGCCGCTCCCCCCGTTGGAGATCTCCGCTtcgccgcgcccgccgaccCCGTCCAGACCGGCTTGATCAACGCCACCGTCCACGGCCACATCTGCCCTCCCCAGCAGCCCAACGATTGGACCGTGTCCGGCACCTACTCGCGCTTcacggtcgacgaggactgCCTCTACTTGAGCGTCACGGCTCcgtccaaggccaaggccgactCCAGGCTTCctgtcgtcttcttcctccaggGCGGTGGGTTCGGTTCCAACTCGAACGCCAACTGGGACGCCAGCGAGATCGCGTCCGACGGCAACGTCATCGTCGTGCAGATCAACTACCGCGTCGGCATGTACGGCTTCTTGCAGAGCGAGGAGgtccgcgccggcggcagcctcaACGCCGGGATCAAGGACATGATCAAGGCCCTGGAGTGGGTTCAGACCAACATTGCCAAGTTCGGCGGCAACCCCGAgcaggtcgtcctcgacggcgtcagcgccggcggctcggCCGTGGGTCTGCTGATGGCCGCCGACACGGGCGGCAAGCAGCTCTTTGCTGGCGGCATTGCCGAGTCCGGCGGCTGGGTGACGATGCGGTCGATGGAGCAAGGCCAGGGTCAGTACGACTGtctcgtcaaggagaagggctgCTCCGACTCTGCGGACTCGTTGGCCTGCCTCCGTGCCCTGAACCAGTCCGCTGTCCggtcctcgagctgctggTTCAACCCGGGGATCGACGGTGAGCTCTTCACCGACAGCATGGTCAACCTCTTCAAGCAGGGCAAGTATACTAAGGTTCCGACCATCTGGGGCTCTTGCGCCCAAGAAGGCACCATGTACTCTGCGCCGCAATCGACCAACTCTACTGAGGAGGCCAACAAATGGCTTCTCGGCCAGGACCCGTCTCTGTCCAACGCCTCCCTtgccatcctcgacgacctctaCATCAACGTGCCCCAGCCGGTGTTCCCCGACTCGGGAGTCAAGTGGCGTCAGGCGGCCaacgccatcggcgacgtTGGCAACCACTGCATCATCCGCAACATCCAGGACTACTTCGCGCGCGACGAGGTGCCGACGTACAACTACAAGTACGCCGTCCAGGACCCCAagtccgaggccgagggctTCGGGGCCTACCACACGGTGAACACGTATGCCTTCTGGGGCCCCAACCGCACCGACGGCAGTGCGCCGGCCTCCTacttcgacatcaacaagcCCATCGTCTCGCAGTTCCGCAAGTACTGGGTCTCCTTCATCCGCAACCTGGACCCCAACACCGACCGCGAgaagggcgccgccgagtgGAGGCCCTTCACCGGCCCCGAGGGCCGCGAGAGGCTCTTTGTGCAGACGAACAACACCCACATGGAGAGGATGAGCACCGCGCAGGCGCTCCGCTGCGACGTTGTGCGGCCCTTTTCCGAGAACTTGGGCAAGcccgttgacgagggcgcggTCACGGAGCTGGATGCGACTTTGGCTGCCGGCATCAACAGCACGACCGAAGACACAAAGTTCAAGAAGAGACACGTTAGACAGTTCTCCAAGTATTACTAG
- a CDS encoding Putative GroES-like superfamily, alcohol dehydrogenase-like, NAD(P)-binding domain superfamily, whose product MNFRAFSLLVIDARSESTEKRQRTLHITRGQKTEDTGQKDITTPDTTTSIMSNSEVQRWQTRQDGLDKLFLASAAIPQPGPGEVLVKIKAVSLNYRDTEVAMGLYNHHKTINPGETEPLVPASDMCGSVEAVGDGVDRWTAGDRVVSIFNQSHIRGQIKAADMKSGLGFPLEGVLQSYRVFPAEGLVRAPKHLSDEEAACLPIAAVTAWMSINQFRPLGQPGGKGEVIVCQGTGGVAISGLQIAKAAGATVVITSSSDEKLEKAKALGADYTVNYRSNPNWDEKVNEVTKGEGADIILETGGAKTLRHSFEAIGFGGQIACIGYLSGKVDAEEDRTNVNLLALRKTVTLKGIINGPRERFEEMIGFYEDKGIKPVVDRVFGFAEADKAYQYLYSGGHFGKVVVKVQ is encoded by the exons ATGAATTTTCGAGCTTTTAGTCTGTTGGTGATTGATGCAAGATCAGAATCCACGGAAAAGCGTCAACGAACTCTACATATCACCAGAGGACAGAAGACAGAGGACACAGGCCAAAAGGACATCACAACTCCCGACACAACTACTAGCATCATGAGCAACAGCGAGGTGCAGCGTTGGCAGACGCGCCAGGACGGGCTCGACAAGCTCTTCCTcgcgtcggcggccatcCCGCAGCCGGGACCGGGTGAGGTGCTGGTCAAGATCAAGGCCGTCTCGCTCAACTACCGCGACACCGAGGTGGCCATGGGCCTCTACAACCACCACAAGACGATCAACCCCGGCGAGACGGAGCCCTTGGTGCCGGCGTCGGACATGTGCGGCtccgtcgaggccgtgggcgatggcgtcgacagGTGGACGGCCGGCGACCGGGTCGTGTCCATCTTCAACCAGTCGCACATCCGGGGCCAGATCAAGGCGGCGGACATGAAGTCCGGGCTCGGGTTCCCGCTCGAGGGCGTGCTGCAGTCGTACCGCGTGTTCCCCGCTGAGGGTCTGGTCAGGGCGCCGAAGCACCTgagcgacgaggaggcggcgtgTCTGCCGATcgcggcggtgacggcgtgGATGTCGATTAACCAGTTCCGGCCGTTAGGCCAgcccggcggcaagggagaGGTGATTGTCTGCCAGGGAACCGGCGGTGTTGCGATTTCAGGACTGCAGATTGCCAAAGCCGCGGGCGCGACGG TCGTCATCACGTCGTCTtcggacgagaagctcgagaaggccaaggccctcGGCGCGGATTACACGGTCAACTACCGCAGCAACCCCAACTGGGACGAGAAGGTCAACGAAGTCAccaagggcgagggcgccgacaTCATCCTCGAGACCGGGGGCGCCAAGACGCTGCGGCACTCGTTCGAGGCCATCGGGTTCGGCGGGCAGATCGCCTGCATCGGGTACCTGTCGGGCAAGgtggacgccgaggaggaccggACCAACGTGAACCTGCTGGCGCTGCGCAAGACGGTGACGCTCAAGGGCATCATCAACGGGCCGCGCGAGAGGTTCGAGGAGATGATTGGCTTCTACGAGGACAAGGGCATCAAGCCCGTGGTGGACCGCGTCTTCGGCTTCGCGGAGGCGGACAAGGCATACCAGTATCTGTACAGCGGGGGACACTTTGGCAAGGTGGTTGTCAAGGTTcagtga
- a CDS encoding Putative FAD-dependent oxidoreductase 2, FAD binding domain, ksdD-like steroid dehydrogenase, with protein sequence MAPHMQHVRDLIPLPQTPIQTLVATLAGIGASAWLIKLIVRHILLRSPAKRSSHGSSSSSPGPTFEAMSAERKKELLERPAIIVGGGLAGLVAAFELAERGVPTIVLDQENDKNLGGQAFWSLGGIFCVDSKEQRRMGIKDSRELAMRDWFGSAQFDREKEDTWPRRWAEAFVNFATDEMEDYVKARGMGFLFNVGWAERGAGMAEGHGNSVPRFHVTWGTGPEVVRVFAEPVKRAADNGVVQFRFRHRVDEIITDENGRAVGVRGKVLAADDSPRGVKSNRDIAGDFEIYGSAVAVTSGGIGGNVEAVKAAWPVDRLGPKVPETFVVGVPAHVDGRMIGITEAAGANVINRDRMWHYTEGLQNWNPIWPDHGIRVLPAPSSLWLDATGKRLPPFLFPGTDTLGTLKHICATGYDYTWFILDQSIIAREFALSGSEQNPDVTGKSMWQLLTRVFGKKGTVPVQNFQKHGKDFVVRDNLEDLVQGMNELQRERGGPVLSLEDIRETIELRDGQFDNAYSKDAQAMLINNGRTYWADRRSRIAPPHKLLDPKHGPLIAVRMNLLTRKTLGGIETNLESNVMRADGAKFPGLYAAGEAAGFGGGGVHGYNSLEGTFLGGCIFSGRAAGRGIADELLGPAEAKGPKSFL encoded by the coding sequence ATGGCGCCTCACATGCAGCACGTGCGCGAcctcatccccctcccccagacACCCATCCAGACCCTCGTCGCCACGCTCGCCGGCATAGGCGCATCCGCCTGGCTGATAAAGCTCATCGTCCGACACATCCTCCTCCGAAGCCCCGCTAAGCGCTCCTCTCacggctcctcctcgtcgtcccccgGTCCAACGTTCGAAGCCATGAGCGccgaaagaaagaaggagctcctcgagcggcccgccatcatcgtcggcggtggcctCGCCGGTCTGGTCGCGGCCTTCGAGCTCGCGGAGCGCGGCGTGCCGaccatcgtcctcgaccaggaGAACGACAagaacctcggcggccaggcgTTCTGGTCGCTGGGCGGCATATTCTGCGTCGACTCAAAAGAACAGAGGAGGATGGGCATCAAGGACTCGAGGGAGCTCGCTATGAGGGACTGGTTCGGCTCGGCGCAGTTCGAccgcgagaaggaggacaCCTGGCCGCGCCGCTGGGCCGAGGCCTTTGTCAACTTCGCCacggacgagatggaggacTACGTCAAGGCCAGGGGCATGGGCTTCCTGTTTAACGTCGGCTGGGCCGAGCGAGGCGCCGGCATGGCCGAGGGCCACGGCAACTCGGTGCCCCGGTTCCACGTCACCTGGGGCACGGGGCCCGAGGTCGTGAGGGTATTCGCGGAGCCCGTcaagcgcgccgccgacaacggcGTCGTCCAGTTCCGCTTCCGCCAccgcgtcgacgagatcatcacggacgagaacggccgcgccgtcggcgtccgcggcaaggtcctcgccgccgacgactcGCCGCGCGGCGTCAAGTCCAACCGGGACATCGCCGGCGACTTTGAAATCTACGGatcggccgtcgccgtcacctcgggcggcatcggcggcaacgtcgaggccgtcaaggcggCGTGGCCCGTCGACCGGCTCGGCCCCAAGGTGCCCGAGaccttcgtcgtcggcgtgccggcccacgtcgacggccgcatGATCGGCATCAcggaggccgccggcgccaacgtCATCAACCGCGACCGCATGTGGCACTACACCGAGGGCCTGCAGAACTGGAACCCCATCTGGCCGGACCACGGCATCCGCGTGCTGCCCGCGCCGAGCTCGCTGTGGCTCGACGCGACGGGTAAGCGGCTGCCGCCCTTCCTGTTCCCGGGCACCGACACGCTCGGCACGCTCAAGCACATCTGCGCCACGGGCTACGACTACACGTGGTTCATCCTCGACCAGAGCATCATCGCCCGCGAGTTCGCCCTCTCGGGCTCCGAGCAGAACCCGGACGTGACGGGCAAGAGCATGTGGCAGCTCCTCACGCGCGTCTTCGGCAAGAAGGGCACCGTCCCCGTCCAGAACTTCCAGAAGCACGGCAAGGACTTTGTCGTGCGCGACaacctcgaggacctggtGCAGGGCATGAACGAGCTGCAGCGCGAGCGCGGCGGGCCGGTGCTGAGCCTCGAGGACATCCGCGAGACCATCGAGCTGCGCGACGGGCAGTTCGACAACGCCTACTCCAAGGACGCGCAGGCGAtgctcatcaacaacggACGCACGTACTGGGCCGACCGGCGGAGCCGCATCGCGCCGCCGCACAAGCTGCTGGACCCGAAGCACGGCCCGCTGATCGCGGTGCGCATGAACCTgctgacgaggaagacgctggGCGGCATCGAGACGAACCTCGAGAGCAACGTCATGCgggccgacggcgccaagTTCCCGGGCCTGTacgcggcgggcgaggcggccggcttcggcggcggcggcgtccacgGCTACAACAGCCTGGAGGGGACGTTCCTGGGAGGCTGCATCTTCTccgggagggcggcgggccgcGGCATCGCGGATGAGTTGCTGGGGCCGGCGGAAGCCAAGGGGCCAAAGTCGTTCTTGTAA
- a CDS encoding uncharacterized protein (Putative zn(2)Cys(6) fungal-type DNA-binding domain, transcription factor domain, fungi): MASEADTDAFPSERPYRSHLRPACLACRKRKSRCNVDRSGGTCLTCRAHGTSCEFPPAPVGTSPRPSKNAWRNAQVSRKSRDLSSHRRSSSPSRIAATTTATTQVSTAELHLNLNPPAATHLPLAHADAGLAARGKSRSSDRQFPSVSSPHDTRYPEPIGGGGEDEAHIVGPADIEDTQVLSTYLSNDSSVLDRSLRTRISGTSPRNDNRSGGGVRKPVVFTTVRKQPLGVPDDRNPAFLKCQIIEKLLEPMLPDIVELFFEKPNRCFPLLDRHSFERRFAEDRRHISPALLSSLYAHTMTYWAQSPRLAVQHRPDTRFIWNQTNDALYSEIHLSPGISTLLAILLNIAGRPLTSIIGNGLLLGSAISLCHSLGLNRDSSDWDIPEAEKLLRTKIWWAIFVYDKWSSLAYGTPPQLRSGQYDVSIPGLEQLCGPAANPVDYEATSVYLAFVSLSRFLDRYLEHIYDLDKALPTGPCDLEVLLTQWEDSLGPSLRRRIIRGGDRLDIPGSANLRLAYLYIKLLLRKWELDAEKAASAAAATDAAPEHATFSSIPMRCYLEVRRAAEEIVLLVQELRDPQLGDYWLPLLTFAFTSTTKFLLRCALETENTIGGIAQSMSLKLARDLVDALRGHRQRGWDVGDLCIAQYSDVVEKLATSTSGAGLAEQPVDVPELQEYLSTSVPDIDELFPSLWDMFGTT; encoded by the exons ATGGCGTCCGAGGCCGACACCGACGCCTTTCCCTCGGAGCGCCCCTACCGCTCTCACCTCCGCCCGGCGTGTCTGGCTTGCCGGAAACGCAAGTCTCGGTGCAACGTCGATCGAAGCGGAGGGACATGCTTAACCTGTCGAGCCCACGGCACGTCATGCGAGttccccccggcccccgtcGGCACCTCTCCGCGGCCATCGAAGAATGCGTGGAGGAATGCTCAGGTATCCCGCAAGTCGAGGGACCTGAGCAGTCACCGCcgctcatcctcgccatcccgGATAGCAGccacaacaacagcaacaacacaaGTCTCAACCGCCGAGCTTCATCTTAACCTCAACCCCCCGGCAGCAACTCATCTGCCCCTTGCTCATGCTGACGCTGGGTTGGCGGCCAGGGGGAAATCGAGGTCTTCGGATAGGCAGTTCCCTTCGGTATCATCGCCCCATGACACCCGCTACCCTGAGCCtatcggcggcggcggcgaggacgaggcaCACATCGTGGGGCCGGCCGACATCGAGGACACCCAGGTCCTGTCCACCTACCTCTCCAATGACTCGTCGGTCCTTGACAGGAGCTTGCGCACCAGGATATCGGGTACCAGTCCGCGAAACGACAAcagaagcggcggcggcgttcggAAACCCGTCGTGTTCACAACGGTGAGGAAGCAGCCGCTGGGCGTGCCAGACGACCGCAACCCGGCGTTTTTGAAATGCCAGATCATCGAGAAGCTTCTGGAGCCCATGCTGCCAGACATTGTCGAGCT CTTCTTCGAGAAACCCAACCGGTGTTTCCCTCTCCTCGACAGACACTCCTTTGAGAGACGCTTCGCCGAGGACCGCCGGCACATCTCGCCCGCCCTGCTGTCGAGCCTTTACGCGCACACCATGACGTACTGGGCCCAGTCGCcgcgcctcgccgtccagCACCGCCCGGACACGAGGTTCATCTGGAACCAGACCAACGACGCGCTGTACTCGGAGATCCACCTCTCGCCCGGCATCTCGACGCTGCTGGCCATCCTGCTCAACAtcgccggccggcccctgacctccatcatcggcaacggcctCCTGCTGggctcggccatctcgctgTGCCACTCGCTCGGCCTGAACCGGGACTCGTCCGACTGGGACAtccccgaggccgagaagctgctcCGCACCAAGATCTGGTGGGCCATCTTTGTGTACGACAAGTG GTCGAGTCTGGCGTACGGCACGCCGCCCCAGCTGCGAAGCGGCCAGTACGACGTGTCGATCCCCGGCTTGGAGCAGCTCTGCGGCCCAGCAGCCAACCCGGTCGACTACGAGGCGACGTCGGTCTATCTCGCCTTCGTCTCGCTCTCCCGGTTCCTCGACAGGTACCTGGAGCACATCTACGACCTCGACAAGGCGTTGCCCACGGGTCCCTGTGACCTCGAGGTCCTGCTGACGCAGTGGGAAGACTCCCTCGGCCCGAGCTTGCGCCGGCGTATcatccgcggcggcgacaggcTCGACATCCCCGGGTCGGCGAACCTCCGCCTGGCGTATCTTTACATCAAGCTGCTCCTCCGCAAGTGGGAGTTGGACGCGGAAAAGGCCGCtagcgccgccgccgccaccgatGCCGCTCCCGAACACGCGACGTTCTCGTCGATTCCCATGCGGTGCTACCTCGAggtccgccgcgccgccgaagagATCGTCCTGCTCGTCCAGGAGCTTAGGGACCCCCAGCTCGGCGACTACTGGCTGCCCTTACTCACCTTCGCCTTCACGTCCACGACCAAGTTCCTCCTCCGCTGCGCACTCGAGACGGAGAACACCATTGGCGGCATCGCCCAGAGCATGTCGCTCAAGCTGGCGcgcgacctcgtcgacgccctgcgGGGCCACCGCCAGAGGGGGTgggacgtcggcgacctcTGCATCGCGCAGTACtccgacgtcgtcgagaagctggcgaCGTCCacctccggcgccggcctggcgGAGCAGCCCGTCGACGTGCCCGAGCTGCAGGAGTATCTGTCGACGAGCGTGCCGGACATTGATGAGCTGTTCCCGAGCCTGTGGGACATGTTCGGCACCACTTGA
- a CDS encoding Putative ATP-grasp, subdomain 1 protein, whose product MASTPAGRRVAVLYQAIEPPIINGVRKPMKPGGYRDSGADIAYNLPASKSVEAVCPVSAPSAEEDSDWCFPDTEQGILDAVGRGATHLWANTILFATHPLQTSTALDRLQDTLRVVGHGPLVVEKYDDKELVNNLLRRTGAFTMPRSWTIHHSPDVSAELRKNDIPFPIVAKPIRGRGSHGVRVCRTLEDLTSHAEALFDESPTIMLEEFLAGEEATVTVMPPDRGTNTYRALPVVTRFNHQDGIAPYNGVVAVTANSRVVAGEEEERDPAYGRIARECERVAEVLGVAAPIRIDVRRFNNSPGSNFALFDVNMKPNMTGPGRPGRDDQASLTLMAAEALGWTYPELLGHILETSSTLRTLRSLTPKV is encoded by the exons ATGGCCTCAACGCCGGCCGGAAGGAGAGTCGCGGTGCTCTACCAAGCCATCGAGCCgcccatcatcaacggcgTCCGCAAGCCCATGAAGCCGGGAG GGTACCGAGACTCTGGCGCCGACATCGCTTACAACCTCCCCGCCAGCAAGTCTGTCGAGGCCGTCTGTCCCGTATCTGCGCCCTCTGCGGAGGAAGACTCGGACTGGTGCTTCCCGGACACCGAGCAAGGGATCCTAGACGCCGTCGGGAGAGGAGCCACCCATCTCTGGGCGAACACCATCCTCTTCGCCACTCACCCGCTACAGACCTCGACCGCTCTCGACCGGCTCCAGGATACCCTCAGGGTCGTCGGCCACGggcccctcgtcgtcgagaagtacgacgacaaggagctTGTCAACAACCTGCTCCGCCGCACCGGCGCCTTCACGATGCCTCGTTCCTGGACGATCCATCACAGTCCTGACGTCTCCGCCGAGCTTCGCAAGAATGACATCCCGTTCCCCATCGTGGCCAAGCCCATCCGCGGACGGGGAAGCCACGGCGTGCGCGTGTGTCGAACCCTCGAGGATCtcacctcccacgccgaAGCCCTCTTCGACGAGTCCCCCACCATCATGCTGGAAGagttcctcgccggcgaggaggccacgGTCACTGTGATGCCCCCGGATAGAGGTACCAACACGTACCGGGCCCTCCCCGTCGTCACCCGTTTCAACCACCAGGATGGCATCGCCCCGTACAACGGCGTCGTGGCCGTCACCGCGAACTCGAgggtcgtcgccggcgaagaagaagagagggatCCGGCGTACGGGCGGATCGCGAGGGAGTGCGAGAGGGTGGCCGAGGTGCTTGGCGTCGCGGCGCCCATCCGGATCGACGTGCGGCGATTCAACAACTCCCCCGGGTCGAATTTTGCGCTGTTTGACGTGAATATGAAGCCG AACATGACCGGCCCTGGTCGGCCTGGGCGGGATGACCAGGCGAGCCTGACGCTCATGGCGGCTGAGGCTCTAGGGTGGACTTACCCCGAGCTTCTGGGGCATATTCTGGAGACTTCATCCACGTTGAGGACTCTTAGAAGTCTGACTCCCAAGGTGTGA